The Aspergillus chevalieri M1 DNA, chromosome 5, nearly complete sequence genome includes a region encoding these proteins:
- a CDS encoding uncharacterized protein (COG:U;~EggNog:ENOG410PJWS;~InterPro:IPR033507,IPR004342,IPR004331;~PFAM:PF03105,PF03124;~TransMembrane:8 (i523-544o564-588i609-628o634-652i664-680o758-774i786-808o828-850i);~go_component: GO:0016021 - integral component of membrane [Evidence IEA]): protein MKFAKELEQELVPEWRAKYLDYKTGKKKVKAITRALQKASRSPYSQSNRPSSHHGHKRTPSGLTSQQIVEQIVPPTPNRPSDKRLTPTEPSQNNYPTPSARSGNNPASSVPRSTPVSRSAERQPLHSPGSRFSSAAVGSYGSILASPLHGAPTASDMASLELPDPAIDPRDDRSDKVDRDGDDKDHVHFTSGPGDPESRDPSSVSLRHVSAPSHSDAKPSTPKTPESSAKRKSQLLKRVFPHQDVDLSTEKQGQLEAPPSSEVDRRQDEFFAFLDDELEKIESFYHMKEEEASHRLQMLRRQLHIMRDQRIQEVLGAQKKSGKRKNGKKDGPNPKALTGLNGSLVKDVLTGRNRFGKNTEALAQMATTTPRTLQAQDRESITRRRDFSRRPEEEELDEAEEEEDEDSPNVDVPYRSAKRKLKHALQEFYRGLELLKGYAYLNRTAFRKINKKYDKAVQARPTLRYMSEKVNKAWFVQSEVTENLMVATEDLYARYFERGNRKLAISKLRRIDKKSGDYSSNTFRSGLLLMAGILFGIQSLVYVGQHMSSKDPTLHVHTSYLLQIYGGYFLVVFHFLLFALVCMVWTKAKINHVFIFEFDTRHALEWRQLLEIPCFFLFLLGLFMWLNFLTVNAMYIYWPVALVGLTLIILFLPFRVLYHRSRQWWAYSNWRLVLAGLYPVEFRDFFLGDMYCSQTYAMGNIELFFCLYARHWSDPPQCNSSHSRLLGFFQCLPAVWRAFQCLRRYADTRNMFPHMMNFGKYIFSVLYYATLSMYRIQRIQRFEATFITFALLNAVYTSVWDLAMDWSLGNPYAKHPLLREVLAFRQVWVYYVAMVLDVVIRFNWIFYAIFAHDLQHSAVLSFVISFSEVCRRGIWTVFRVENEHCTNVLLFRASRDTPLPYDLPKTPEEPDHHRPEDVPLQEQPPSTGATIQPSPNPEDLEQGPVPPTPAGASMRTRRGSRAAAGLSRVGSIVAAAHAQDFERRKRPDQMHPASVSQGNAQSPEDSSEEEEDDSGDAEAHPDQYADDNLEDEMSFGRTRTHRTHEDDDE from the exons ATGAAATTTGCCAA AGAATTGGAACAGGAGCTAGTCCCTGAATGGCGGGCCAAATACCTCGACTATAAG ACAGGCAAGAAAAAAGTCAAGGCCATTACGCGTGCCTTGCAAAAAGCGAGTCGCAGTCCATACTCTCAGTCGAACCGTCCATCCTCCCATCATGGCCATAAACGAACTCCGTCAGGATTGACCAGCCAGCAAATCGTCGAGCAAATCGTTCCTCCAACGCCAAACCGTCCGTCAGACAAGCGGCTTACTCCCACAGAACCGTCGCAGAATAATTACCCGACGCCGTCTGCAAGATCAGGGAACAATCCTGCATCGTCCGTTCCGCGTTCCACGCCTGTGTCACGTAGCGCGGAGCGTCAACCGCTACACTCCCCGGGATCTCGATTCTCGTCTGCGGCTGTTGGGAGCTATGGAAGCATTCTCGCATCACCGCTGCATGGGGCACCCACTGCGTCGGACATGGCATCGTTGGAACTACCTGATCCCGCCATCGATCCGCGCGATGATCGATCCGATAAGGTGGACCGCGACGGCGACGATAAGGACCACGTTCATTTCACCTCCGGCCCTGGCGATCCAGAGAGTCGGGACCCTTCGTCAGTCTCCCTGCGCCATGTTAGCGCCCCTAGTCACTCCGATGCAAAGCCAAGCACACCGAAAACACCTGAAAGTAGCGCAAAGAGGAAGTCTCAACTCCTGAAGCGGGTTTTTCCTCACCAAGATGTGGATTTATCGACAGAAAAACAGGGCCAACTTGAAGCTCCCCCTTCGTCGGAGGTCGACCGGCGCCAGGACGAGTTTTTTGCTTTCTTGGATGATGAGCTGGAGAAGATCGAATCGTTTTACCACatgaaagaggaggaggctTCCCATCGGCTGCAGATGCTGCGGCGACAACTACACATTATGCGCGACCAACGAATCCAAGAGGTTCTGGGGGCGCAGAAGAAGTccgggaagagaaagaatggGAAAAAGGACGGTCCTAATCCGAAAGCTCTGACTGGGTTAAACGGCAGTTTGGTGAAAGACGTCTTGACGGGACGGAACCGGTTCGGGAAGAATACAGAAGCGCTGGCGCAGATGGCTACGACCACACCAAGGACTCTTCAGGCACAGGACCGTGAATCGATCACGCGTCGGAGGGATTTCTCGCGCCggccagaagaagaagagttGGATgaagcggaggaggaggaggatgaagactCGCCTAACGTCGATGTACCATATCGCTCGGCAAAGAGGAAGCTGAAACATGCCCTCCAAGAGTTTTACCGTGGTCTCGAGTTGTTGAAAGGATATGCCTACCTCAACCGCACGGCATTCCGGAAGATTAACAAGAAGTATGACAAGGCCGTCCAGGCTCGTCCCACTTTGCGTTACATGTCCGAAAAGGTCAATAAGGCCTGGTTCGTCCAGAGTGAAGTTACTGAGAACCTGATGGTCGCGACGGAAGATCTCTATGCTCGCTACTTTGAGCGCGGGAATCGCAAATTGGCGATTTCCAAGCTGCGTCGTATCGACAAGAAGTCGGGCGATTACTCTTCCAATACTTTCCGTTCCGGTCTTCTCTTAATGGCTGGTATATTGTTTGGGATTCAGTCCTTGGTCTATGTTGGGCAACATATGAGCAGTAAGGATCCGACTCTTCATGTTCATACAAGTTATTTACTACAG ATTTACGGAGGCTATTTTCTCGTTGTTTTCCACTTTTTACTCTTTGCTTTGGTCTGTATGGTCTGGACCAAAGCCAAAATTAACCACGTTTTTATTTTTGAGTTTGATACAAGACATGCATTGGAATGGCGTCAGTTATTAGAG ATACCATGCTTTTTCCTGTTTCTCTTGGGGCTATTTATGTGGCTCAATTTCCTAACTGTTAATGCtatgtatatatactggCCGGTAGCCCTTGTGGGACTGACTCTGATCATTCTCTTTCTACCGTTCCGTGTGCTCTACCATCGCAGCCGACAATGGTGGGCATACTCCAAT TGGCGTCTGGTTCTCGCGGGTCTATATCCTGTTGAATTTCGTGATTTCTTTCTTGGAGACATGTACTGTTCCCAGACGTATGCTATGGGC AAcattgaactattctttTGCCTTTACGCACGACACTGGAGCGATCCACCGCAATGTAATTCGTCCCATTCGCGCCTTCTGGGTTTCTTCCAATGCCTTCCGGCAGTTTGGCGTGCCTTTCAATGTTTGCGCCGGTATGCAGACACGCGAAACATGTTCCCACATATGATGAACTTTGGCAAATACATCTTCTCGGTCCTCTATTATGCGACCCTGAGCATGTACCGGATCCAAAGAATCCAGCGATTCGAGGCGACGTTCATTACGTTCGCCTTGCTGAACGCTGTTTACACTTCAGTGTGGGACCTTGCCATGGACTGGAGTCTAGGCAACCCCTACGCCAAACACCCTCTCCTACGTGAGGTCCTAGCTTTCCGGCAGGTCTGGGTGTACTACGTCGCCATGGTCCTAGACGTCGTCATACGATTCAACTGGATTTTCTACGCCATTTTCGCGCACGACCTCCAACATTCAGCTGTACTGAGCTTCGTCATCTCATTCTCCGAAGTCTGCCGACGGGGCATCTGGACAGTCTTCCGTGTCGAAAACGAACACTGCACAAacgtcctcctcttccgcgCCTCTAGAGACACCCCCCTCCCCTACGACCTCCCCAAGACCCCCGAAGAACCCGACCACCACAGACCCGAAGACGTCCCACTCCAAGAACAACCAcccagcaccggcgccaccATCCAACCAAGCCCCAACCCCGAAGACCTGGAGCAAGGGCCCGTACCGCCAACACCAGCCGGCGCATCCATGCGCACGCGTCGCGGGTCCCGCGCAGCTGCTGGCCTTTCACGTGTTGGATCTATCGTGGCCGCTGCACACGCGCAGGACTTTGAACGCAGGAAACGTCCGGATCAGATGCATCCTGCTTCTGTATCGCAGGGGAATGCGCAGAGTCCGGAGGATTCgagtgaagaggaggaggatgattcGGGGGATGCTGAGGCGCATCCGGACCAGTATGCAGATGATAATCTGGAGGATGAGATGTCGTTTGGGCGGACGAGGACTCATCGGACGCatgaagacgatgatgaatag
- a CDS encoding uncharacterized protein (COG:G;~EggNog:ENOG410PG3C;~InterPro:IPR001312,IPR022673,IPR022672,IPR043129;~PFAM:PF00349,PF03727;~go_function: GO:0004396 - hexokinase activity [Evidence IEA];~go_function: GO:0005524 - ATP binding [Evidence IEA];~go_function: GO:0005536 - glucose binding [Evidence IEA];~go_function: GO:0016773 - phosphotransferase activity, alcohol group as acceptor [Evidence IEA];~go_process: GO:0001678 - cellular glucose homeostasis [Evidence IEA];~go_process: GO:0005975 - carbohydrate metabolic process [Evidence IEA]), with the protein MDSQRPIPDVLKDVPKELVNEALRIRDTFMIDQGQLKEITDRFLFEYQRGLESDDSDIPMNVTWAIGTPTGDETGTYLTIDMGGTNLRVCEVTLTPTPGGYDLIQSKFKLPDDLKVGLADMLWQFIADCLYQFLEEHGLLAKRGKNEARLPLAFTFSFPVAQDSIRHGVLQQWTKGFNIGGVEGKDVVLQLERALRDRELPVEIVALVNDTTGTLIASAYKDPEIQIGSIFSTGCNAAYMEDCGSIPKIAHHKLPLNTQIAINTECGAFDNSHHILPRTPFDVEIDDTSPKPGQQIYEKMVAGLYIGEIVRLILLHLHEFYGLFARDNNDIARLRNPSAIDSFILSKLEETHSYSPDSSIEIQSLFRDSLGINPAPPELNLCCFVAEFVSTRAARLYACGIAAILRKKNIRSCSVGVDGSAFTKYPRFRERAVGALREVLDWPEGEELISFRHAEDGSGVGAALIAALAEKVGRQQG; encoded by the exons ATGGATAGCCAGCGTCCCATTCCGG ACGTTCTCAAGGACGTTCCTAAGGAACTCGTCAACGAAGCTCTGCGCATACGAGATACGTTCATGATAGACCAAGGCCAATTGAAAGAGATTACCGATCGTTTTCTTTTCGAATACCAAAGAG GCCTAGAAAGTGACGACAGTGACATC CCAATGAACGTAACCTGGGCGATTGGCACTCCCACCGGCGACGAAACAGGCACATACCTCACCATCGACATGGGCGGCACAAACCTCCGCGTTTGCGAAGTAACCCTCACCCCGACCCCGGGCGGCTACGACCTCATCCAGTCCAAATTCAAGCTTCCCGATGACTTGAAAGTCGGCCTCGCAGACATGCTCTGGCAGTTTATCGCGGATTGCCTATACCAGTTCCTGGAAGAACACGGATTGCTTGCAAAGAGAGGCAAGAATGAAGCGAGGCTGCCGCTGGCATTCACGTTTTCGTTTCCGGTTGCGCAGGACAGTATAAGACACGGGGTGCTGCAGCAGTGGACGAAGGGTTTTAATATTGGGGGTGTGGAAGGGAAGGATGTTGTGCTGCAGTTGGAGAGAGCTTTGAGGGATAGGGAGCTCCCTGTTGAGATTGTTGCGTTGGTCAACGATACCACGGGGACGTTGATTGCGTCTGCGTATAAGGATCCGGAGATTCAAATTGGGAGTATCTTCAGCACGGGGTGTAATGCCGCTTACATGGAGGATTGCGGGTCGATTCCTAAGATCGCGCATCACAAGCTTCCTCTAAATACTCAGATTGCTATAAACACTGAATGCGGCGCCTTTGATAATTCTCATCACATCCTCCCACGCACGCCCTTTGATGTCGAAATCGACGATACGTCTCCTAAGCCCGGACAGCAAATCTACGAGAAGATGGTAGCAGGTCTCTACATTGGCGAAATCGTCCGCTTaatcctcctccacctccacgaaTTCTACGGCCTCTTTGCAAGAGACAACAATGACATAGCCCGTCTCCGCAACCCAAGCGCAATTGACTCCTTTATCCTCTCAAAACTAGAAGAAACTCATTCCTACAGCCCCGATTCCTCCATCGAGATCCAATCTCTCTTCCGCGACTCTCTAGGTATCAACCCAGCGCCCCCTGAACTAAACCTCTGCTGCTTCGTTGCGGAATTCGTTTCCACGCGCGCGGCGAGATTGTATGCGTGCGGGATTGCGGCGATACTtaggaagaagaacattaGGTCTTGCTCGGTGGGGGTGGATGGGTCTGCGTTTACCAAGTATCCACGGTTTCGGGAGAGGGCTGTGGGTGCGTTAAGGGAGGTGCTGGATTGGCCGGAGGGCGAGGAGTTGATTAGTTTTCGACATGCGGAGGATGGGTCTGGGGTTGGGGCTGCTTTGATTGCAGCGTTGGCCGAGAAGGTGGGGAGGcagcagggatga
- a CDS encoding DUF3759 domain-containing protein (COG:S;~EggNog:ENOG410PQZQ;~InterPro:IPR022234;~PFAM:PF12585) has product MAWGWDESDKAHRQVYNNENENKHESHLSHEVLAGAASFAGMKAFEDHQRKQGKNVSHSTAKEILAGLAGAEIDKLAETKGLDEADKIKAHHHAKKNAEHLYDDHYVNGHGADEYDPNRYQPHNSFSSRGW; this is encoded by the exons ATGGCTTGGGGCTGGG ACGAATCCGACAAGGCTCACCGTCAGGTGTATAACAACGAGAACGAGAACAAGCACGAGAGCCACCTCTCCCACGAGGTTCTTGCCGGTGCTGCCTCGTTCGCCGGCATGAAGGCTTTTGAGGACCACCAGCGCAAGCAGG GCAAGAACGTTTCCCACTCCACCGCCAAGGAGATCCTCGCCGGTCTCGCCGGTGCGGAAATCGACAAGCTCGCCGAGACCAAGGGTCTCGACGAGGCCGACAAGATCAAGGCCCACCACCACGCCAAGAAGAACGCTGAGCACTTGTACGACGACCACTACGTTAACGGCCACGGTGCCGACGAGTACGACCCAAACCGCTACCAGCCTCACAACAGCTTCTCTAGCCGCGGCTGGTAG